A genomic window from Blattabacterium cuenoti includes:
- the rpoN gene encoding RNA polymerase factor sigma-54, whose amino-acid sequence MLKQKLLQKGQYKLSPNQIKLMKLVQLSTLDFEEQIKQELEENPVLEEIKEDDFTIIDNNTTTYNIDLNSSEKKNKINIDEYFNDYKIFNFKNKKNYNINEEKSISIISGISFQEYLKNQLHTFRFLKKKDLLIADFILGYIDDNGYIRRKISSIVDDIYLIMGISVTVKKIKKLLINYIQKLDPIGIGASNLQECLLIQLQNKKKTKDIILAKNIIQNYFEFFVKKNYQKLQTKLVINKKNLRKSINEIEKLNPKPGKIYSGNSINLEYIIPDFTINIIDGKLNLFLNNRNSPKLKISSLYIKMLKFYKKNIKKNVNIIRFLEKKIDSAKWLVDAIKKRKNTLMLTMNAIMNYQKEYFLTGDTYKIKPMILKNISKKIGVGISTVSRVANSKYINTPYGTFLIKSFFSEKIINKKGKEISSIKIKKFLKEYINKENKKNPLTDEKLSKILQKKGYSIARRTISKYRDQMKIPISKMRKII is encoded by the coding sequence ATGTTAAAACAAAAATTATTACAAAAAGGACAATATAAACTTTCTCCTAATCAAATTAAATTAATGAAATTAGTACAATTATCTACTTTAGATTTTGAAGAACAAATAAAACAAGAATTAGAAGAAAATCCAGTTTTAGAAGAAATAAAAGAAGATGATTTTACTATTATTGATAATAATACAACAACATATAATATAGATTTAAATTCTTCAGAAAAAAAAAATAAAATTAATATTGATGAATATTTTAATGATTATAAAATTTTTAATTTTAAAAATAAAAAAAATTATAATATAAATGAAGAAAAATCTATTTCCATCATTTCAGGTATTTCTTTTCAAGAATATTTAAAAAATCAATTACACACATTTCGTTTTTTAAAAAAAAAAGATTTATTAATCGCAGATTTTATATTAGGTTATATAGATGATAATGGTTATATTCGAAGAAAAATATCATCTATAGTAGATGATATTTATTTAATAATGGGAATATCTGTAACTGTAAAAAAAATTAAAAAATTACTTATAAATTATATACAAAAATTGGATCCTATAGGAATAGGAGCTAGTAATCTACAAGAATGTCTTTTAATACAATTACAAAATAAAAAAAAAACAAAAGATATTATTTTAGCTAAAAATATTATTCAAAATTATTTTGAATTTTTTGTAAAAAAAAATTACCAAAAATTGCAAACTAAATTAGTAATAAATAAAAAAAATTTACGAAAATCTATCAATGAAATAGAAAAATTAAATCCAAAACCAGGTAAAATTTATTCTGGAAATTCTATAAATTTAGAATATATCATTCCAGATTTTACTATCAATATTATTGATGGAAAATTAAATTTATTTCTAAATAATAGAAACTCTCCAAAATTAAAAATTTCTTCTTTATATATAAAAATGTTAAAATTTTATAAAAAAAATATTAAAAAAAATGTCAATATAATTCGTTTTTTAGAAAAAAAAATAGATTCAGCTAAATGGTTAGTCGATGCTATCAAAAAACGTAAAAATACATTAATGTTGACAATGAATGCAATTATGAATTATCAAAAAGAATATTTTTTAACTGGAGATACATATAAGATAAAACCTATGATTTTAAAAAATATATCTAAAAAAATTGGAGTAGGAATATCTACAGTTTCTCGTGTAGCTAATAGTAAATATATAAATACACCATATGGTACTTTTTTAATTAAAAGTTTTTTTTCTGAAAAAATAATTAATAAAAAAGGAAAAGAAATATCATCAATTAAAATTAAAAAATTTTTAAAAGAATATATAAATAAAGAAAATAAAAAAAACCCACTTACTGATGAAAAATTATCAAAAATTTTACAAAAAAAAGGTTATTCTATCGCTAGAAGAACAATTTCTAAATATAGAGATCAAATGAAAATACCTATTTCAAAAATGAGAAAAATTATTTAG
- the metE gene encoding 5-methyltetrahydropteroyltriglutamate--homocysteine S-methyltransferase: MLKHNLGYPRIGIKRELKKACENYWNNKIDCKQLFDIGKNIRQKNWNIQEKCGLDLIPCNDFSFYDHVLDMSFLLGVIPKWYLENPIIHHNNKIDLYFSMARGIQKNGLDIKAMEMTKWFNTNYHYIVPEFKKNQNFFIFYKKIFNEFEEIKKNIKKQPKPVLIGPVSYLFLGKENKKTFHRMDLIENIIPIYVKIIKKLIFQGAKWIQLDEPILGLDLSQKEIEAFQYGYKIITQECSSNINILITSYFDDISENLYLLKDIDIKALHIDLIEDPDQLDIVLNFLKEKKIILSLGIIDGRNIWKNNYVYSIKKIDKTIKILGEQRVMIAPNCSLLHVPLDLNYEINIHKDIKNKMSFARQKIDELNDLYNIIKGNKNILLKNFKILEKTKKSFLIHDKKIQDKIKNIDINNNIKRKNSFNIRKIKQHKNFQLPILPTTTIGSFPQTSEIRSLRKKLKIKKISQKEYDNQLKKFIIDVIRKQEKINLDVLVHGEFERNDMVEFFSEKLKGCLSTDNGWVQSYGSRCVKPPIIYGDISRNGDMTVQWINFAQKNTKKLMKGMLTGPVTILKWSFVRDDQPIYHTAYQIAFAIREEVKSLENSGIKIIQIDEPALREGLPLKRKKWKSYFNWSIKAFRLASSIVKDETQIHTHMCYSEFNDIIEYISDLDADVITIETSRSKMELLNAFSDFSYPNEIGPGVYDIHSPRIPSVKEILDLILKVTNKFPIRNIWINPDCGLKTRKWNEVIKSLINMTKAAKIAREQLKK; the protein is encoded by the coding sequence ATGCTGAAACATAATTTAGGTTATCCTCGTATAGGAATAAAAAGAGAGTTAAAAAAAGCTTGTGAAAATTATTGGAATAATAAGATAGATTGTAAACAATTATTTGATATTGGTAAAAATATACGACAAAAAAATTGGAATATACAAGAAAAATGTGGTTTAGATTTAATTCCATGCAATGATTTTAGTTTTTATGATCATGTATTAGATATGTCTTTCTTATTAGGAGTAATTCCAAAATGGTATTTAGAAAACCCTATTATCCATCATAATAATAAAATTGATTTATATTTTTCTATGGCTAGAGGAATTCAAAAAAATGGATTGGATATTAAAGCTATGGAAATGACAAAATGGTTTAATACTAATTATCATTATATAGTTCCAGAATTTAAAAAAAACCAAAATTTTTTTATTTTTTATAAAAAAATATTTAATGAATTTGAAGAAATTAAAAAAAATATAAAAAAACAACCTAAACCTGTTTTAATTGGACCTGTATCTTATCTTTTTTTAGGAAAAGAAAATAAAAAAACTTTTCATAGAATGGATTTAATTGAAAATATTATTCCTATTTATGTAAAGATTATTAAAAAATTAATTTTTCAAGGAGCTAAATGGATTCAATTAGATGAACCTATTTTAGGTTTAGATTTATCTCAAAAAGAAATAGAAGCTTTTCAATATGGATATAAAATAATTACTCAAGAATGTTCTTCTAATATTAATATTTTAATAACATCTTATTTTGATGATATTTCTGAAAATCTTTATCTTTTGAAAGATATTGATATAAAAGCTTTACATATTGATCTTATAGAAGATCCTGATCAATTAGATATTGTATTAAATTTTTTAAAAGAAAAAAAAATAATTTTGTCTTTAGGAATAATAGATGGAAGAAATATTTGGAAAAATAATTATGTTTATTCAATTAAAAAAATTGATAAAACTATAAAAATATTAGGAGAACAAAGAGTTATGATTGCACCAAATTGTTCTTTATTACATGTTCCTTTAGATTTAAATTATGAAATTAATATACATAAAGATATAAAAAATAAAATGTCTTTTGCAAGACAAAAAATTGATGAATTAAATGATTTATATAATATTATAAAAGGAAATAAAAATATTTTATTGAAAAATTTCAAAATTTTAGAAAAAACAAAAAAATCTTTTTTGATTCATGATAAAAAAATACAAGATAAAATTAAAAATATAGATATAAATAATAATATAAAAAGAAAAAATTCTTTTAATATTCGTAAAATTAAACAACATAAAAATTTTCAATTACCAATATTACCTACAACGACTATTGGTTCTTTTCCTCAAACATCAGAAATACGTTCTTTACGTAAAAAATTAAAAATTAAAAAAATAAGTCAAAAAGAATATGACAATCAACTAAAAAAATTTATTATTGATGTTATTCGAAAACAAGAAAAAATAAATTTAGATGTATTAGTACATGGAGAATTTGAAAGAAATGATATGGTGGAATTTTTTTCAGAAAAATTAAAAGGATGTCTTTCTACAGATAATGGATGGGTCCAAAGTTATGGAAGTCGTTGTGTAAAACCTCCTATTATTTATGGAGATATTAGTAGAAATGGAGATATGACTGTTCAATGGATAAATTTTGCTCAAAAAAATACAAAAAAATTAATGAAAGGAATGTTAACAGGGCCAGTTACTATTTTAAAATGGTCTTTTGTTAGAGATGATCAACCGATTTATCATACAGCGTATCAAATTGCTTTTGCTATTAGAGAAGAAGTTAAATCTTTAGAAAATTCTGGAATTAAAATTATTCAAATAGATGAACCTGCTTTAAGAGAAGGGTTGCCTTTAAAAAGAAAAAAATGGAAATCTTATTTTAATTGGTCTATTAAAGCTTTTCGTTTAGCTTCTAGTATAGTAAAAGATGAAACTCAAATTCATACACATATGTGTTATAGTGAATTTAATGATATTATAGAATATATATCAGATTTAGATGCAGATGTTATTACTATAGAAACATCTAGATCAAAAATGGAATTATTAAATGCTTTTTCAGATTTTTCTTATCCTAATGAAATTGGTCCAGGAGTATATGATATTCATTCTCCAAGAATTCCTTCTGTAAAAGAAATATTAGATTTAATTTTAAAAGTTACTAATAAATTTCCAATTCGTAATATTTGGATTAATCCAGATTGTGGATTAAAAACTAGAAAATGGAATGAAGTCATAAAATCACTTATAAATATGACAAAAGCAGCAAAAATAGCTAGAGAACAATTAAAAAAATAA
- a CDS encoding type B 50S ribosomal protein L31, translating into MKKNIHPKNYRKVVFKDINNDKFFISRSTVNTKNTIKIKGINYPLYKMEISSYSHPFFTGEKKFIVKTGPAEKFKKKYEKYKKLN; encoded by the coding sequence ATGAAAAAAAATATACACCCTAAAAATTATAGAAAAGTTGTTTTTAAAGATATTAATAATGATAAATTTTTTATCAGTAGATCAACTGTAAATACTAAAAATACTATTAAAATTAAAGGAATTAATTATCCATTATATAAAATGGAAATATCTAGTTATTCACATCCTTTTTTTACTGGAGAAAAAAAATTTATAGTTAAAACTGGTCCAGCAGAAAAATTTAAAAAAAAATATGAGAAATATAAAAAATTAAATTAA
- the asnS gene encoding asparagine--tRNA ligase: MIKKYSIKKLLDNGKFFLKKKVVVEGWIRSVRHSIFITLNDGSSIRNLQIILPKNLEKNFKKKINIGASVRIIGIIKESIGKQQLIELKSSYINIYGTVDKEKFQKSILQPKTHSLEKIRKQAHLRFRTNFFSCILRIRHYIAISIHKYFHKNGFFYIHTPIITTSNTEGSGDMFQVTTMDLKNIPNQKNINYSKDFFKCKTYLSVSGQLEAEAASLSLGKVYTFGPVFRAENSNTSRHLSEFWMIEPEMAFYHLEENMNLAENFLKFIIQYIIDHCREDLFFLKENIKKWNPKIHNTSILEKLEFLLKKPFQRISYTEAINILQKTNKKKFINPIIWGMDLQSEHEQFLVNHYFKYPVIIFDYPSCIKAFYMRMNSDGKTVRAMDVLFPEIGEIIGGSQREERYDFLLKRIKETNLDDKLLWWYLDTRRFGTVPHSGFGLGFDRLVQFITGMKNIRDVIPFPRTPNHAEF; encoded by the coding sequence ATGATTAAAAAATATTCAATTAAAAAATTATTGGATAATGGAAAATTTTTTTTAAAGAAAAAAGTTGTAGTAGAAGGATGGATTCGTTCTGTACGTCATTCTATTTTTATTACATTAAATGATGGATCTTCTATTAGAAATCTTCAAATAATTTTACCTAAAAATTTAGAAAAAAATTTTAAAAAAAAAATAAATATTGGAGCTTCTGTTAGAATTATAGGAATAATTAAGGAAAGTATAGGTAAACAACAATTAATAGAATTAAAATCTTCATATATCAATATATATGGAACTGTAGATAAAGAAAAATTTCAAAAATCTATTTTACAACCAAAAACACATAGTTTAGAAAAAATTAGAAAACAAGCACATTTGCGTTTTCGTACAAATTTCTTTAGTTGTATTCTGCGTATACGTCATTATATTGCTATTTCTATACATAAATATTTTCATAAAAATGGATTTTTTTATATTCATACTCCAATTATTACAACTTCTAATACTGAAGGATCAGGAGATATGTTTCAAGTAACTACTATGGATTTAAAAAATATTCCTAATCAAAAAAATATAAATTATTCAAAAGATTTTTTTAAATGTAAAACTTATCTTAGTGTATCTGGACAATTAGAAGCAGAAGCGGCTTCCCTTTCTTTAGGGAAAGTTTATACTTTTGGACCTGTATTCAGGGCAGAAAATTCTAATACATCACGACATTTATCTGAATTTTGGATGATAGAACCAGAAATGGCTTTTTATCATTTAGAAGAAAATATGAATTTAGCAGAAAATTTTTTAAAATTTATAATACAATATATTATTGATCATTGTAGAGAAGATCTCTTTTTTTTAAAAGAAAATATAAAAAAATGGAATCCAAAAATTCACAACACTTCTATTTTAGAAAAATTAGAATTTTTATTAAAAAAACCATTTCAAAGAATAAGTTATACTGAAGCTATAAATATTCTTCAAAAAACCAATAAGAAAAAATTTATTAATCCAATTATTTGGGGGATGGATTTACAATCAGAACATGAACAATTTTTAGTAAATCATTATTTTAAATATCCTGTTATTATTTTTGATTATCCTTCTTGTATTAAAGCTTTTTATATGAGAATGAACAGTGATGGAAAAACAGTTAGAGCTATGGACGTCTTATTTCCAGAAATAGGAGAAATTATTGGAGGATCTCAAAGGGAAGAACGTTATGATTTTTTATTAAAAAGAATAAAAGAAACAAATTTAGATGATAAACTACTTTGGTGGTATTTAGATACTCGTCGTTTTGGTACTGTTCCTCATAGTGGATTTGGATTAGGTTTTGATAGATTAGTTCAATTTATTACAGGAATGAAAAATATAAGAGATGTTATCCCTTTTCCAAGGACCCCAAATCATGCAGAATTTTAA
- a CDS encoding aldehyde dehydrogenase family protein: protein MIFKTINPVDNNVLKTYSFIKDNEINNKLLIGHQAYKKWKNVSFEEKVKFVNRLSYKMKNLIEIIAYLITQEMGKPINQSYLEINKSINLCQYYSFLKKSIFLKKIPTEYKKSYIKFDPIGVILGIMPWNYPIWQIIRFSIPNILLGNVIIIKPSMNTAGCSLILEKIFIDAGFSEGIFQVCLIDIPKIELLIANDIIQGVSFTGSHFSGSSVGSLSGKYIKKSVLELGGNDAFVVLKDVKNIEKIAKIATESRLNNTGQTCISAKRFIIDHTIVDDFIDLVIQEMKKYKKGDLYDIYTKIGYISRIDLSEKLHKQYKNILLHGGKICLEITRDKNFFSPSLLKIEDFSLFKEEEIFGPIGLIYTFYNEKEIIPMINATDYGLGASIWTQDLKKAEILSQEINTGMVFINEMVKSDPRFPFGGIKKSGYGRELTISSISEFSNCKTIIMK, encoded by the coding sequence ATGATATTTAAAACCATTAATCCTGTTGATAATAATGTATTAAAAACTTATTCTTTTATTAAAGATAATGAAATTAATAATAAGCTATTGATAGGTCATCAAGCGTATAAAAAATGGAAAAATGTTTCTTTTGAAGAAAAAGTAAAATTTGTTAATAGATTATCATATAAAATGAAAAATCTAATAGAGATTATCGCTTATTTAATTACCCAAGAAATGGGAAAACCTATTAATCAATCATATTTAGAAATTAATAAAAGTATTAATTTATGTCAATATTATTCTTTTTTAAAAAAATCTATTTTTTTAAAAAAAATACCTACTGAATATAAAAAATCTTATATTAAATTTGATCCTATCGGAGTTATATTAGGAATTATGCCATGGAATTATCCTATTTGGCAAATTATTAGATTTTCTATTCCTAATATTTTATTAGGAAATGTTATTATTATTAAACCTTCTATGAACACTGCAGGATGTTCTTTAATTTTAGAAAAAATTTTTATTGATGCTGGTTTTTCAGAAGGAATTTTTCAAGTTTGTTTAATTGATATTCCTAAAATAGAATTATTAATAGCTAATGATATTATACAAGGAGTAAGTTTTACAGGAAGTCATTTTTCTGGAAGTTCTGTAGGATCTTTATCTGGAAAATATATTAAAAAATCTGTTTTAGAATTAGGTGGTAATGATGCTTTTGTTGTTCTTAAAGATGTAAAAAATATAGAAAAAATAGCAAAAATAGCGACAGAATCTAGATTAAATAATACTGGACAAACATGTATTTCTGCTAAACGATTTATAATAGATCATACTATTGTAGATGATTTTATAGATCTTGTGATACAAGAAATGAAAAAATATAAAAAAGGAGATTTATATGATATATATACTAAAATAGGTTATATATCTCGTATAGATTTATCGGAAAAATTACATAAACAATATAAAAATATTCTTTTACATGGAGGTAAAATATGTTTAGAAATAACAAGAGATAAAAATTTTTTTTCTCCATCTTTATTAAAGATAGAGGATTTTTCTTTATTCAAAGAAGAAGAAATATTTGGACCAATAGGATTAATTTATACATTTTATAATGAAAAAGAAATTATTCCTATGATAAATGCTACTGATTATGGATTAGGAGCTTCTATTTGGACTCAAGATTTAAAAAAAGCGGAAATTTTATCTCAAGAAATAAATACTGGAATGGTTTTTATTAATGAAATGGTCAAATCTGATCCTCGTTTTCCTTTTGGAGGAATTAAAAAATCTGGATACGGCAGAGAACTTACTATTTCATCTATATCAGAATTTTCTAATTGTAAAACAATTATTATGAAATAA
- a CDS encoding putative sugar nucleotidyl transferase, producing the protein MDYFILYDGNIEWKNLLPITFTRPISEIRLGIFTIRERWEKYMGGKALIYTKKFLSKKYSFGLDLKKKDILKNILFINSSFIPNKKLIQVIFDLKENEAIFFKEKMIAIKLSYFYYKKNFQKIKKYKKIYHINKVIYIQYPWDIFINNESVLKQDYTILTKGKSSFNVFGNNHLLYKEKIFLEENIYAENIVLNAKIGPIYIEKGVKIMEGSMIRGPVAICKKSILNMGTKIYGSTTIGPFCKVGGEIKNSVIFSYSNKAHDGFLGNTILGEWCNIGAGTNISNLRNDYSKVTVWNYEKKDFFPIDIQFFGIIMGDYSKSSINTQFNTATIVGVNTNIFGYGFPPRYIPSFSFGGIQNKKVISFQKVCDTAEIMMKRRNVFFSFLDKDILEYLYYLMDDITSFVNI; encoded by the coding sequence ATGGATTATTTTATATTATATGATGGAAATATAGAGTGGAAAAATTTACTTCCTATAACATTTACTAGACCTATATCGGAAATACGTTTAGGTATATTTACTATAAGAGAAAGATGGGAAAAATATATGGGTGGTAAAGCTTTAATTTATACAAAAAAATTTCTTTCAAAAAAATATTCTTTTGGTTTAGATTTAAAAAAAAAAGATATATTAAAAAATATATTATTTATTAATTCTTCTTTTATTCCAAATAAAAAATTAATTCAGGTAATATTTGATTTAAAAGAAAATGAAGCGATTTTTTTTAAAGAAAAAATGATAGCAATTAAATTGTCTTATTTTTATTATAAAAAAAATTTTCAAAAAATTAAAAAATATAAAAAAATATATCATATTAATAAAGTTATTTATATTCAATATCCATGGGATATATTTATAAATAATGAAAGTGTATTAAAACAAGATTATACTATTTTAACAAAAGGAAAAAGTTCTTTTAATGTATTTGGGAATAATCATCTTCTTTATAAAGAAAAAATTTTTTTAGAGGAAAATATTTATGCAGAAAATATTGTATTAAATGCTAAAATTGGACCAATATATATTGAAAAAGGAGTTAAAATAATGGAAGGATCTATGATTAGAGGTCCTGTAGCTATATGTAAAAAATCTATATTAAATATGGGGACTAAAATATATGGATCTACTACTATTGGTCCATTTTGTAAAGTTGGAGGAGAAATAAAAAATTCTGTTATATTTTCTTATTCTAATAAAGCTCATGATGGTTTTTTAGGAAATACTATTTTAGGAGAATGGTGTAATATAGGTGCTGGAACGAATATTTCTAATTTAAGAAATGATTATTCTAAAGTGACAGTTTGGAATTATGAAAAAAAAGATTTTTTTCCTATTGATATCCAATTTTTTGGTATAATAATGGGTGATTATTCAAAATCTTCTATAAATACTCAATTTAATACAGCTACAATTGTAGGAGTAAATACAAATATTTTCGGATATGGATTTCCTCCCAGATATATTCCTTCTTTTTCCTTTGGAGGAATACAAAATAAAAAAGTAATTTCTTTTCAAAAAGTTTGTGATACAGCTGAAATAATGATGAAGAGAAGAAATGTTTTTTTTTCTTTTTTAGATAAAGATATTTTAGAATATTTATATTATTTAATGGATGATATCACTTCGTTTGTTAATATTTAA
- a CDS encoding ribosome-recycling factor, with amino-acid sequence MDELNKIFFSCKEDMKKIFKNFQKDLHYLRLGSNSILPILEKIKVKCYDSFFPLIELANISIIDNMNLNIHPWDRSIISHIDKAIINENLGFIPTNKGEYLHINLPIITEEGRKNLIKKIKLITEKTKIFIRNKRKKNNQYIKKLKISEDLSKKGENYIQKITNNYIKNIDIFFLLKKKEILKI; translated from the coding sequence ATGGATGAATTAAATAAAATTTTTTTTTCTTGTAAAGAAGATATGAAAAAAATTTTTAAAAATTTTCAAAAAGATCTTCATTATCTTCGATTAGGAAGTAATTCTATTCTTCCTATTTTAGAAAAAATTAAAGTAAAATGTTATGATTCTTTTTTTCCTTTAATTGAATTAGCAAATATTTCTATTATAGACAATATGAATTTAAATATTCATCCTTGGGATCGTTCTATCATATCACATATAGATAAAGCTATCATAAATGAAAATTTAGGTTTTATTCCAACTAATAAAGGAGAATATCTACATATTAATCTTCCCATTATAACAGAAGAAGGAAGAAAAAATTTAATAAAAAAAATTAAATTAATAACAGAAAAAACTAAAATTTTTATTAGAAATAAACGAAAAAAAAATAATCAATACATAAAAAAATTAAAAATATCCGAAGATTTATCTAAAAAAGGAGAAAATTATATACAAAAAATTACCAATAATTATATTAAAAATATTGATATTTTTTTTCTTCTTAAAAAAAAAGAAATATTAAAAATATAA
- a CDS encoding SufE family protein — MTLKNQKEWIKKKFFLFNNWEEKYEYIIYLGKNLKKKSDKFRSKDKLIYGCQSKVWLEAKLIGKRIFFDADSDALLPKGMVALMISVYSGHFPFEIISSNDNYISEIGLKTFLSPNRANGIFLFLKKIKLYAIAFNELLSIKNKKN, encoded by the coding sequence ATGACGTTAAAAAATCAAAAAGAATGGATAAAAAAAAAATTTTTTCTTTTTAATAATTGGGAAGAAAAATATGAATATATCATATATTTAGGAAAAAATTTAAAAAAAAAATCAGATAAATTTAGATCAAAAGATAAATTAATTTATGGATGTCAATCTAAAGTTTGGTTAGAAGCTAAATTAATAGGAAAACGTATTTTTTTCGATGCAGATAGTGATGCTTTATTACCTAAAGGGATGGTGGCTCTAATGATTAGTGTCTATTCTGGTCATTTTCCTTTTGAAATTATTTCATCTAATGACAATTATATTTCTGAAATAGGATTGAAAACATTTTTATCCCCTAATCGTGCTAATGGAATTTTTTTATTTTTAAAAAAAATTAAATTATATGCAATAGCTTTTAATGAATTACTTTCTATTAAAAATAAAAAAAATTAG
- the pyrH gene encoding UMP kinase, producing the protein MKYKRSLLKLSGESLMGKKEFGLHSTRLKQYAQEVKKVVDMGAQVAIVIGGGNIFRGFSSDIKENTIDRIGGDYMGMLATIINGIAFQSYLENVGICTYIQTAIRMDQIAEPFVKDRAIHHLEKGRVVIFVAGLGNPYFTTDTAAVLRAIEIKADILLKGTRVDGIYTKDPEKDKYAKKLKNISFDMAYKMGIKVMDQTAFILGNENNLPIIIFDINRKDNFKKVISGEQIGTLVYKTK; encoded by the coding sequence ATGAAGTACAAAAGATCATTGTTGAAATTAAGCGGAGAGTCTCTTATGGGAAAAAAAGAATTTGGACTTCATTCTACTCGTCTTAAACAATATGCTCAAGAAGTAAAAAAAGTAGTAGATATGGGGGCTCAAGTAGCTATTGTTATAGGAGGAGGGAATATATTTAGAGGATTTTCTTCGGATATCAAAGAAAATACGATAGATCGTATAGGTGGGGATTATATGGGTATGTTGGCTACTATTATCAATGGAATAGCTTTCCAATCTTATTTAGAAAATGTAGGAATATGCACATATATACAAACAGCTATTAGAATGGATCAAATAGCAGAACCATTTGTTAAAGATCGAGCCATTCATCATCTTGAAAAAGGAAGAGTAGTAATTTTCGTAGCAGGATTAGGAAATCCATATTTTACTACAGATACAGCGGCAGTATTACGTGCTATAGAAATTAAAGCGGATATTTTATTAAAAGGGACTAGAGTAGATGGAATTTACACTAAAGATCCAGAAAAAGATAAGTATGCTAAAAAATTAAAAAATATATCTTTTGATATGGCCTATAAAATGGGAATTAAAGTAATGGATCAAACTGCTTTTATTTTAGGGAATGAAAATAATTTACCTATTATTATTTTTGATATAAATAGAAAAGATAATTTTAAAAAAGTAATTTCTGGAGAACAAATAGGAACTCTAGTTTATAAAACTAAATAA